The following proteins come from a genomic window of Bacteroidota bacterium:
- a CDS encoding DHH family phosphoesterase produces the protein MAEQILDVASFIRLIREHQSFGITTHVNPDGDALGSEIGLAEWLLSIGKSVRVINHSPTPYNYMFFDEERPIIEQHDPQKHEGIVHGVDVILVLDVNDPERTRSLGKYLTGGTQHVAVIDHHLNPKPFAKEYFLDTDASSTGEMIVRLVRAAQPELGGTISKKAANALYVAIMTDSGSFRFPRTDSELLRMCADLIDLGADPVRTYHEVYNTSPAGRLLLLRDALNSLEYHYDGHMAFQCIMQAQLHAANADEEDVDGFVQMPFQVGGIVLSVFLLELKEGWKISTRSKDPVSAAMFAQSFGGNGHFNAAGARVHGEHTLAEMHERIVANAETVLAAAGLLTPQAA, from the coding sequence ATGGCAGAACAAATACTCGATGTCGCTTCTTTTATACGCTTGATTCGCGAGCACCAGTCGTTCGGGATCACCACGCACGTCAATCCCGATGGCGACGCCCTCGGCTCCGAAATCGGCCTGGCCGAATGGCTCCTCTCCATCGGCAAATCGGTTCGGGTCATCAATCACTCGCCAACTCCCTACAATTACATGTTCTTCGATGAGGAGCGGCCCATTATTGAGCAGCACGATCCCCAAAAGCACGAGGGCATTGTCCACGGTGTAGATGTAATTCTCGTGCTCGATGTCAATGATCCCGAACGCACGCGCTCGCTGGGAAAATATCTTACCGGCGGGACACAGCACGTTGCGGTCATCGATCATCACCTGAACCCCAAGCCGTTCGCAAAGGAATATTTCCTCGATACCGATGCATCGTCAACGGGCGAGATGATTGTGCGCCTTGTTCGCGCGGCGCAGCCAGAATTGGGTGGTACAATCAGCAAGAAGGCGGCGAATGCGCTTTATGTCGCGATCATGACCGATAGCGGAAGCTTCCGCTTTCCGAGAACGGATTCCGAACTGCTCCGCATGTGCGCTGACCTAATCGATCTTGGCGCCGATCCGGTGCGGACATACCACGAAGTGTATAATACATCGCCGGCGGGACGACTGTTGTTGCTGCGTGATGCGTTGAATTCCCTCGAGTATCACTACGATGGCCACATGGCGTTCCAATGTATCATGCAGGCTCAGCTTCATGCTGCTAACGCGGACGAAGAGGATGTCGATGGGTTCGTGCAAATGCCATTTCAGGTTGGTGGCATTGTGCTTTCGGTATTCCTTCTCGAATTGAAGGAGGGTTGGAAGATTTCGACACGCTCGAAAGACCCCGTATCAGCGGCGATGTTTGCACAGTCGTTTGGTGGCAACGGACACTTCAATGCTGCTGGTGCTCGCGTGCATGGCGAGCATACGCTGGCCGAGATGCACGAGCGGATTGTCGCAAATGCGGAGACGGTGCTGGCGGCTGCGGGGCTGCTTACGCCGCAGGCGGCATAG